In Daucus carota subsp. sativus chromosome 4, DH1 v3.0, whole genome shotgun sequence, one DNA window encodes the following:
- the LOC108216764 gene encoding aspartic proteinase nepenthesin-1 — protein sequence MSSFSSLIFLTLSLTLLFLISPADSTSRRALNKSIKTPGIKITLTHRDYGKNLTKIELFERAIKRGKNRLQRLNKLSSYSIAVETTKSSSAKSKVHAGSGEYLMDIAIGTPAELYSAILDTGSDLIWTQCKPCDECFDQATPIFDPSKSSSYSAIPCSNKLCTALPTFTCGKSKQSCEYLYTYGDQSSTEGELATETFTFGKVSVPNIGFGCGSDNEGSGFSQGAGLVGLGRGPLSLISQMDEPIFSYCLTSIDDETSTSTLFMGQAASAQSKSDGKMISTPLIKNPSFPSFYYLSLKGITVGDTKLSIDESVFALNDADGSGGLIIDSGTTITYLEESAFDEIKKEFVSQTKLPVDDSGSMGLDVCFKLPANVDSVEVPKLLFHFDGGSLDLPAENYMIADSSIGVVCLAMGSSQGMSIFGNVQQQNMMVLHDLKAQTLSFMPTECDKL from the coding sequence ATGTCTTCATTCTCTTCACTCATCTTCCTAACCCTGTCGTTAACTCTCCTGTTCTTAATCTCCCCAGCCGATTCGACATCGAGACGAGCTCTAAACAAATCGATTAAAACACCTGGCATCAAGATCACCTTAACGCACCGCGATTATGGCAAGAATTTAACCAAAATTGAGCTCTTCGAACGCGCAATCAAGCGCGGGAAAAACAGGCTACAAAGGCTTAACAAATTGTCGTCGTATTCGATAGCGGTTGAGACGACAAAATCATCGTCAGCGAAGTCGAAAGTGCATGCGGGAAGCGGCGAGTATTTAATGGACATAGCGATTGGAACTCCAGCCGAATTATATTCAGCGATTTTGGATACGGGGAGTGATTTAATATGGACGCAATGCAAGCCTTGTGACGAGTGTTTCGATCAGGCGACGCCGATTTTTGATCCGTCGAAATCGTCTTCGTATTCGGCGATACCGTGTTCGAATAAACTATGCACGGCTCTACCGACGTTTACTTGCGGCAAAAGTAAACAGTCTTGCGAGTATCTTTACACCTACGGTGATCAGTCCTCGACCGAAGGCGAATTGGCGACCGAGACTTTCACGTTCGGGAAAGTCTCAGTCCCGAACATCGGTTTCGGTTGCGGTTCGGATAACGAGGGCAGCGGGTTCAGCCAGGGGGCCGGACTCGTTGGCCTCGGGAGAGGCCCGCTCTCGTTAATTTCGCAAATGGACGAGCCAATTTTCTCGTATTGTTTAACATCGATTGATGACGAAACTAGTACGAGTACACTTTTCATGGGGCAAGCCGCGAGCGCGCAATCCAAATCTGACGGAAAAATGATATCGACTCCACTCATAAAAAACCCATCATTCCCTTCCTTTTATTACCTTTCACTCAAAGGCATCACAGTGGGCGACACAAAGCTATCAATCGATGAGTCCGTCTTCGCACTCAACGACGCGGACGGGAGCGGAGGCCTCATCATCGACTCTGGCACCACCATCACGTACCTCGAAGAATCCGCATTCGACGAAATAAAAAAAGAGTTCGTTTCACAAACAAAGTTACCCGTAGACGACTCTGGCTCAATGGGCCTCGACGTCTGCTTCAAATTACCCGCAAACGTTGACAGCGTCGAGGTCCCGAAACTATTATTCCATTTCGACGGAGGGAGTCTCGATTTGCCAGCCGAGAACTACATGATTGCGGATTCGAGTATCGGAGTTGTGTGTTTAGCCATGGGGAGTTCACAAGGAATGTCGATATTCGGGAATGTGCAGCAGCAGAATATGATGGTGCTTCATGATCTCAAGGCTCAGACGTTGTCTTTCATGCCAACTGAGTGTGATAAGTTGTGA